From Bacteroidota bacterium:
ATTAGTGGCGCTCAGTATATTGTTAATCTCAGAGCTCATAAAAAAAGTAATCGATGGCCTCATATGGTAGATTTAATAAAAAAAGCCGCTTAGCAGGGGTGCGAATTTGTCATACACCGCAAAAGACAAAAGACGTGACTCTGTCATGGTGTTGAATATAAAGCAAAATAGTTGTAAACTTGCTCTCCACGAAAATTCGCCATTTAAAACAATAGGCTCAACATGAAGAAAACGATCATTTCTATACTGAAATATTCAATGATGTGGCTTCTTTTTTCCTGCAAGCAGGATAGCAGCACAAATACAAACCCAAATTCTACTATTACCGTAGCGGAAGATACCAGCCCCCCCACCCCGGCTAATATGAAACAATGGGCAGAACAGGTTGAATCAAGCATTAACTTAACTGTTCCGGAAGATTGGGCACCCGAAGACTGGAACAACATTTTCAGGAACATTGATCGCAAGAGCATATATACTGATGTTATTGATGCTGTTTTGAGCGGAAAACAAAAAGCGTATAATTTTTTCACAGATTCTTCCCTTAGCCTGGATCAGGTAAAGTCGATACTTGATAAAAAGGTTACCGTTCTTAATATGGATTCCGTGGCTCATAATGCCGAGAATAAAGTCAGCCATGAAAACGTGGGACCTAACACCATTTCATTGATGCGGGTACGGGAAAAGGTTTATTTTGACAAAGAAAATTTCAAGCTTGAACGAAAACCTACTGCTTTGATACTATACGTCAATCACTATTCTGAAGATGGAGGGTTTGTAGGTTACAAACCACTGTTTTATGTTAAGCTGAACAGCTGACAGGCAATACTATTCAGCCTTTCTTCCATTGTCACATATCTATTTATAACAACCCATTGTTCATTTCTTTTGGGACACCTTTATAAAGCTAATTCACATTGTTATAGTTTTATAGAACTCAAAAACCAAACATATGTCCTTAACCGATCGTAGTGACAAAAAGATTTTCGTTCTTGACACATCCGTTATCCTGTACGACCACCACGCGATAAAAAACTTTAAAGAACATGATGTGGTTATTCCAATTACTGTACTTGAAGAACTGGATAATTTTAAAAAGGGTAACGACACCAAAAATTTCGCAGCACGTGAGTTCATCCGCTATATCGATAAGATATCGGGCCGTAATACCCTGCAGGATTGGGTAAATATAAACGGCAAAGGTCACGGCCTTTTCAAAATTGAAATGAATCAACATGCTAAGGTTGATTCAGAAAAGGTATTTGGCGAACGCAAAGCCGATCACCGCATATTAAACACCGCCCTCTATTTAAGCGAGCAGAATCCGGCCCGTAAAGTGATCATGGTTACCAAAGATATTAACCTTCGCCTGAAAGCCAAATCACTTAACCTGAATGCAGAAGATTATGAAACCGGTAAAATAAAGGACGTTGACGAAATGTACACCGGCCGTTCGGTCGTTGAAAAGATTCCTACTGAAACCATAGATGAGATCTATGAAAAAGGCAGCAGCGACCCGGCAAATATTTTAAAACGGACCAAACCGGTTGCCAATCATTTTTACGTTTTAAAGAACGGATCAAAATCTGTGCTGGCACATTACAACCAGGAAGAAAATGTGATGGAGCGGGTTAAAAAAGTTTCGGCCTATAAAATTAATCCGCGTAATGCAGAGCAAGCTTTTGCCCTCGACGCCATTTTAAATCCACAACTCAGCCTCGTAAGCCTGCAAGGTGTTGCCGGTACCGGAAAAACTCTTTTATCATTAGCTGGGGCACTGGAACAACGCCGGAACTACCACCAGATCTACCTTGCCCGCCCCGTCGTTCCGCTTAGCAACAAAGACATTGGTTACCTGCCGGGTGATATTAAATCGAAACTAAACCCCTATATGGAACCTCTTTGGGACAACCTCAAGTTCATCAAGAACCAGTTTGATGAAAAGGACAAAGAATTCAAACAGATAAGTGAAATGGTAGAGAATGAAAAGCTCGTTGTTTGTCCGCTGGCTTATATTCGCGGGCGGAGTTTATCGAACGTGTTTTTCATTGTAGATGAGGCTCAGAATCTTACACCGCATGAAGTAAAAACGATCATCAGCCGCGCAGGTGAAAACACAAAGATCATATTTACCGGTGATGTGTTCCAGATTGATACGCCATATCTTGATACACAAAGTAACGGTTTGTCGTACCTGATCGATCGCCTGAAAGGCCAGAAACTCTATGCACATGTTACCCTTGAAAAGGGTGAACGTTCGGAGCTGGCTAACCTGGCGAATGAGTTTTTATAACCGCAGGATGATCTGCACCTGGCCATGACCCGTTTCCTCCTTCAACTTTTTGTGCTATCAATCTTTGCCGGAATTGGCATTTGGGCCTGGAATACTTATAGCCCTGAACAAAAGCACCTCAACCACCTTTGGTTCATATTGATCTTTTTTGTGGTGATTTCCTTTTTAGTGCATTATCTTTTAGTCGGCCGGGATGACGATAAACCCAGCCGGTTTGTACGTAATTTCATGGGCATCACAAGCTTAAAATTACTCCTATGTGTGTTTTCAATAGTTATTTATGGCATAATGAACAGGAACCATGCTGTGGTTTTTATTATTGGTTTCCTTATTCATTACTTAGTATTTACCGCTTTTGAAGTATTTACTTTATTAAAGCATTTCAGGCAAAATAAACCATCCTAATCGCCCAAAGTTCAGTTCGTCTATATCGTTTGTACACCCTGCCTTCAGAAAATAATTTCTGCCAACAGCCATAATTCGCTATTTACATCTTTATCAACCAAAAATGCCTTATTTATGCATATTTTGGTTAAAATTAAGCTTCCCGACTACGTGAAAGCCAGTTTTTCTTTTATTTAAATTTATACTTATCCCTTCAAATAAAAAATATGACTTTTTTAATAAAAAGCTATTAACAATTATATAATTCATTTGTTTTTTACATAAATTTGCGCCGCGTTTAGAAACTTGAAAAGAAGGTGAAGATAAGGCAACAATACCCGGTATATACCCGTTTTTATAAACTCTTACTTACAACAACCTGTGTCCTCGTATTTTCGCTGGCTTTTGGTAATACAGAAGAAGTTGCCAAAGAGAAAAAATTCAACCCCGGCGAATTGATAATGGATCATATCGGAGATGCTCACGACTGGCATCTCTGGGGAGAAGGCGACAATGCAACCAGCATTCCACTTCCTGTTATTATCTATTCTAAGGAAAGAGGCTTTGATATATTCCTGTCATCAAACTTTCATCACGGGCATAAAACTTACAAAGGCTACAAACTCGAACATAATCATGTGCTTGCTGTTAACGAAACGGAAGTAGTTGATGCTCATGAGGCCACAGTAAATGAAGATCTTTCAAAGGATTTATGGGACATTTCAATTACTAAAAATGTTGTGACACTTTTCTTTAGCTGCATTTTCATGTTGTGGCTGTTCATATCAGTAGCAAAGGCTTATGTTACCAACAAAAACGGCGCACCAAAAGGAAAACAATCTTTTGTTGAACCGCTCATAACTTTTATCCGTGATGAGGTAGCAAAGCCAAGTATTGGTCCGAAACACGAAAAATATTTACCCTATCTGCTTACTGTATTCTTTTTTATACTGATCAACAATCTCCTGGGATTAATTCCGATTTTCCCCGGTGGAACAAATCTAACCGGCAATATTGCTATTACGATGACCCTTGCCGTAATTTCACTTATTGTAATAGTCATTACAGCCAACAGAAATTATTGGCGCCATATCTTTGCCATGCCCGGTATTCCTATTGGAATATTGGTCATCCTTACACCCATTGAAATACTGGGATTTATCCTTCGCCCTTTTGTATTAATGATACGGCTTTTTGCAAACATCACTGCCGGGCATATTATTGCCCTATCCTTTTATAGTCTGATTTTCATATTTGGTGAAATGAATACAGGATTAGGTTATGGTGTATCCGTTCTTTCAATTGCATTTACTGTATTTATGGGGTTCCTTGAACTGTTAGTGGCATTTCTGCAGGCCTATGTATTTACTTTGCTTTCTGCAATGTATTTCGGAGCTGCTATTGAAGATCACCATCATGCTGAAGAGCATCACTGATAATATTACCGCTGAAAAGTTCCCGACAGCGACATGTAAACGGGAGCATAACTAATAATTAATTAATATGTTTCTATTCACATTACTACAGGAAGCTGCTGGCGGAGGTGCCGGTTATGGTATCGCTGCGCTTGGAGCGGGTGTAGCTGCAGTAGGTGCAGGTATCGGTATTGGTCGCATTGGCGGAAGCGCATTGGAATCAATGGCGCGTCAGCCGGAGTTGATGAACGACCTTCGTGCCAACATGATTCTTACTGCCGCACTTGTTGAAGGTGCCGCTTTCTTTGCAATGGTGGTTGGGTTACTTGTAATCTTTATGAAGTAACAGACTCCTCAAAATTTCAAACCGCAGTTTCAACGGTTGGTTGTCACTGCGGTTTTTAAACATTGTTTATAAAAAAAATATTCATGCTTTTTAATTTCTGTTTGTCATGGAATTAGTAAAACCGGCGTTTGGACTTATCTTTTGGATGTCCATTTCATTTGGAATCATTGTTTTTATTCTTAAAAAATATGCATGGTCTCCTATATTAGGCATGCTGAAAGAACGTGAAGAAGGAATTCAAAATGCTCTTGATGCTGCTAAAAAAGCTAAAGAAGAAATGGCGGCTTTACAATCTAATAATGAGCGTATTATTCACGAAGCCAAAGCAGAACGCGATAAACTTTTAAAGGAAGCCCGCGAAATGAAAGACTCCATTATCACTGAGGCCAAAACAAAAGCAACAAAAGAAGGAGAGAAACTCATAAACGCTGCCCGCGAAAGCATTAACAACGAAAAAATGGCTGCTATCACTGAATTGAAAAACCAGGTGGCCCAGCTTTCAGTTGAAATAGCTGAGAAAATATTGAAAGAAGAACTTTCATCTCAAGACAAGCAAAAAACATTGGTAAAAGCATTACTGGAGGATGTTAATTTGAATTAGTTTGTTTGGTTTCAGGTTTCAAGTTTCAGGGTAGACAACTTGAAGCTTGAAACCTGAAACTTGAAACCAAAAAATATGACCAAAGTCGCATCACGTTACGCTAAATCACTGCTCGACCTTTCAATAGAAAAAGGCTCGGTAGAAAAAGTTTATGCGGACATGAAACTAATACTGAATACCTGCAAGGAAAGCCATGATCTACGCGTATTGTTAAACAGTCCCATTATTAAAAGTGATAAGAAATTGTCTGTTTTTAAAGAAATCTTCAACGGCAAAATTGAAAAGCTGACGCTTGATTTTCTGACTATCATTATTCATAAGCGAAGGGAAATGTATATTCCGGAAACCGCTGACGCATTTACAGAGCAATACAAAAAGTACAAAAACATTATCACAGCCATTGTTACTACAGCATTCGGACTTGATGATGAGCTTCGCAAAAAAGTGCTTGAAGTAGTTAAAAAGAGTGCGGATTCCGAAATTGAACTGATCGAGAAAATTGACAAAAATATTATCGGCGGATTTATTATACGGGTTGGCGATAAACAGGATGATACCAGCATTTCGCGTAAACTAAAATCGCTCTATAGAACATTTAATGAAAATCCGTACATAAAGGAGTTCTGATGAAAGTTTTTTTTCTTTCGTTTTTTTGGATTTGTTCTTTGTATTCATTTGGTCAACTAAAACACAAAGTGTATGTGTACGGACTGCATGTCAAATTTGACATGGAAACTTATTCCAAGTATCCGGCGTGCGCTTCAAGAATGCATCAGAAATACGGGATCAGGTATATTAAGAAAAACGGTCCTGTAAAAGAAAAGTGGAAGATTCATAACGAAAAAGCCTGCAAAAAATTGAATAAGAGAAATGGTGAAGGGTGGCAAAATAAAATGGAACAGGAAATAATCGATTGTGTAAAATAATTAAATAATAATTACGAAAACATATAACAATTAAATTAAGTACGATGGCAGAAATAAAACCAGCAGAAGTATCTGCGATATTAAGACAGCAGTTATCCGGTCATAAAACCGCATCCGAACTTGAAGAAGTTGGAACCGTATTACAGGTGGGTGATGGTATTGCGCGCATCTATGGATTAAGCAATGTTCAATCAGGTGAGCTGATCGAATTCGAGAACGGACTGAGAGGCATTGTACTTAACCTGGAAGAAGATAACGTTGGAGCTGTACTACTTGGTTCTTCAAACGATGTTAAAGAAGGTGATACCGTTAAACGTACACGTAAAATTGCATCTATCAATGTAGGCGAAGGTATGCTTGGACGTGTGGTTGACACGCTTGGCTTGCCAATCGATGGCAGAGGTCCTGTTAAAGGACAAACCTATGAAATGCCCCTGGAAAGGAAAGCCCCTGGTGTTATCTATCGTCAACCTGTAAATGAACCTTTACAAACAGGTATAAAAGCAATTGATGCGATGATACCTATCGGCCGCGGACAACGTGAGTTGGTTATCGGCGACCGCCAAACCGGTAAAACTGCCGTTTGTATCGATACGATCATTAACCAGAAAGAATTTTACGAAGCAGGGAAACCTGTTTATTGTATTTATGTAGCGATCGGACAAAAAGGATCGACCGTTGCGAATATACAACGTGTATTGGAAGAGAACGGCGCGATGGCTTATACAGTTATTGTTTGCGCCACCGCATCAGACCCTGCTCCAATGCAGTTCTATGCTCCTTTCGCAGGTGCTGCTATTGGCGAATTTTTCCGTGATACCGGCAAACCGGCACTTATCATTTATGATGACTTATCAAAACAAGCTGTTGCATACCGGGAAGTATCCCTGTTATTGCGCCGCCCTCCCGGACGTGAAGCATATCCAGGTGACGTATTTTATCTGCACAGCCGTTTGTTAGAGCGTGCCGCTAAAATAAATGCAAATGATGATATCGCCCAAAAGATGAACGATCTTCCTGAATCGATCAGGAGTATTGTTAAAGGTGGTGGTTCTTTAACAGCTTTACCGATCATTGAAACACAAGCGGGTGACGTATCTGCTTACATTCCGACCAACGTAATTTCCATCACTGACGGACAGATCTTCCTTGAGTCGAACCTGTTTAACGCGGGCGTTCGTCCTGCTATTAACGTGGGTATTTCGGTATCACGTGTGGGAGGTAATGCGCAGATCAAATCAATGAAAAAAGTGGCGGGGACATTAAAACTTGACCAGGCACAGTATCGCGAACTGGAGGCCTTCTCTAAATTCGGTTCCGACCTGGACGCCGCCACCAAAGCAGTACTTGACAAGGGTTCACGTAACGTTGAAATCCTGAAGCAAGGACAATTTTCACCGCTCCGCGTTGAACAACAGGTTGCTATTTTATATTGCGGCACCAAAGGTTTATTGCGCGATGTACCTACAAATAAAGTAAGAGAATTTGAAGCTGATTTCCTTCAGTACCTTGAAAGCAAACACAAAGACCTGCTAAATGAATTAAAAGCCGGCAAGATCACTGATAAAGAAACTGCGGTGATTGAAAGTGTAGCGAAGGATATGACGAAGAAATATAAAAAATAAATTAAGAATGAAGAATTAAGAATTAAAAATGGATCATTCTTCACTTTTAATTCTTAATTCTTAATTTTCACCTGATGGCTAATTTAAAAGAAGTACGGAATAGAATAGTATCTGTAAGTTCAACGCAACAGATCACCAGCGCAATGAAAATGGTGAGCGCGGCTAAGTTGAAACGTGCACAGGATGCCATTACCCAGATTCGCCCGTATGCCAATAAGCTGAAAGATATACTTGAAAACCTTAGCGCCAGTCTTGCCAGTTCGGAAGGAATTTTTTCCAAACAACGGCCCGTAAAAAATGTATTGCTTGTTGTGATCAACTCCAACCGCGGCTTGTGCGGGGCATTTAACAGCAACATTATTAAAAAAGCCAGCCAATTGATCCGTGAACAACACCAGGGTTGCAACATTCAGATAATAACAATCGGCAAAAAGGCCACTGATTTTTTTAAGAAAACCAATTACAAATTAGTGAGTTCACATAATGAATTATATGATGGGCTTACCTTCAAAAATGTTGCTCCTGTTGCTGAAAAAATAATGCAGGGTTTTGCTAACGGCGAATACGATAAAGTTGAATTGATCTATAACCAATTCAAGAACGCTGCCGTTCAATTACCAATGGCTGAACAGTTTTTACCTGTCCTTCCTCCGAAACAGGAAGGGAACAAAACCTTATCTATCGATTATATTTTTGAACCCGGCAAAGAGGAGATCGTACAGGACATGATTCCCCGTTCATTAAAAACACAATTGTATAAAGCTTTGCTCGATTCAAATGCCTCTGAACACGGCGCCCGCATGACCTCCATGCACAAAGCTACCGATAACGCCAAAGAACTGATACGCGCGTTAAAACTCAGCTACAACAAAGCCCGTCAGGCTGCTATTACAGGTGAAATACTTGAAATTGTGGGTGGCTCGGAAGCGCTGAATAATTAATCTGCCTCCTGTTTTTTATTGCAATTGAGACTATCCTACTTTGATCTTTTTTCCCGGAAGTAACACATAGTTATTACTGAAATTATTCAAACGTTTGATCTCTTCAATAGTAGTCCCTGTTTTGCGGGCAATATCCCACAATGTATCCCCCTTGCCAACAGTGTAAAACTTGCCTTGGTCCGTTTGAGTTGCAGCATTCTCCGATACAACCTGGGCAGAAACGACTTCCTGTTTTAAAACAGGTGCTGCCTGCTGCGACTTAACAGTAGTAGCATTATCACTGGCGACTTTATTTACATATACGGTGAGTTTTTGACCGGTTTTTACATAATTTGTTTTAAGGTTATTCCAAACTTTAAGATCGTAAATGGTGCACTTATACCTGTTAGCGATCGAATGAAGCTTCTCTCCCCTGCGAACAGTATGCACTTTCATCACTTCCTGCATAGCCAATATATCCTGGCTGTTAGGGTTGGCCTTTTTCAGATAGGCATATATAGCTTGCTCATTTGTAATAAAACTTCCAACCTTGGCGGCCGGTAAACATAATGAGTATGGGTCCTCCGCGGAATATGGAATAATACCCTTTTTATACTGTGGATTTAAAAACTCGACTTCTTCAACCGGTATATTCAGTACAGCTGATACCTGCTCGAAAGTGATCTGCTGCTTTATTTTCACAGTATCCACCTCAAAAAAAGAACGCTTAGGAATGCTTGAATACAGGTTGTGCTCTGCCGTATTACGCATCACATAATTGACCGCTATAAATGCGGGTACATAGCCTTGTGTTTCGCGCGGTAAATAAGGGCGAATTTCCCAGTAGGTTTTTTTACCACCTGAACGCCTGATCGCTTTATTCACATTACCGGGGCCACTGTTATATGCCGCAAGCACCAATTGCCAATCGTCGAACATATCGTATAAAAAACGTAGATACTCGCAAGCCGCAACTGTAGCTTTATATGGGTCGCAGCGTTCATCCACATAGGAAGTGACTTTAAGATCGTACATTTTACCTGTGGAATACATGAACTGCCACAACCCCATTGCGCCTGCGCGTGAGCGGACACGCGAGTTAAGAGCTGATTCAACAATAGCAAGGTATTTCATTTCAAGGGGGATATCGTACTTATCGAGCTGCTGCTCTATCATTGGGAAATATAACTGCGACATGCCCATAACGCGCGAAACGAGATCACGCTTGCGCATGGCATACATTTCGATATAACTTTTCACAGCATCATTGTATTCCAGATCGAATGGAGATTCGGCATCGATCTTTGCCAGACGGGATTCATAAACAGACGCGTCGTAACGTGGTATTGAATCAGGTGCGAAATTAAATTTATTGGACCGGGGAGCCACTGGTTTAACCAATCCTTTATCGAAATAATTTACCATCGCGATACTGTCAAGTGTTGACGCAATGGGATCATCCTGAAACATTGGAGGTACCACATCCAGTACCTGGGCCAATACGACAAACGGTCTGCTGTTTAACAGACCAATGATGAGAATCACCCTTATTATTATGATTAAACGAATCATTTACTTAAGCTACGATTTTTATTGCTGAAATGCAAGTATAAATAATAACAACTCTGTATAAATGCTGTTTTGGAATACTTATTAACGGGAAAATGTGAAAAGGATTGTCGTAGGTAGTAGCATCATTTTCCAACGCGCAATTTTTCATTATTCTTATGCCTTGTTTTATCCCGTTTCGTCTTCTTCTCGAGGTTATTCTTCAACGCTTTGGTCAGGTCAATGTTAGTTTGATTGGCCAGACAGATCACTACAAAAAACACATCGGCCAATTCCTCTGCGAGATTTTTATCTTTATCCGACTTTTTAAAACTCTGATCGCCATACTCACGGGATATTACCCGCGCTACCTCTCCTACTTCTTCGGTCAGAATAGCCATATTAGTGAGTTCTGAAAAATAACGGACCCCGTATTTTTTTATCCATTTATCAACCTGCTGCTGCGCTTCTTTTATGGTCATGTGTTTAAAATTAATTGTCTTTACCTTTTCTTTTTGCCAATTTATCTGCCGAAGCTGGGACACTGAGCGAAGTCGAAGTGTCAGCGAAGGCAGACTTCCTTCTGGTACTTTTTTACTCCTTATTTTTACTGTCAATTACAATCGTAACCGGACCATCATTCACCAAAGCAACTTTCATATCAGCTCCAAAAGTGCCTGTTGATATAGATTTGCCAAGATCGGATTCAAGTTGTTTGACAAATGCTTCATACAATGGAATCGCAATATCCGGCCTGGATGCTTTCAGATAAGATGGGCGATTCCCTTTTTTAGTACTTGCGTGTAATGTAAATTGCGATACAAGTATAATTTCTCCGCCACTATTTTTTACTGATAAATTCATCACACCCGCTTCATCATCAAATATTCTGAGGTTACATATCTTTGTACTCAGCCATTGAATATCTTCAACATTGTCAGCGTCTTCAATTCCCAACAATATCAATAAACCCTTTCCAATTGAGCTTTTTACATTACCATCAATTGTAACAGAAGCATTTAGAACTCTTTGAACAACCACTCTCATTCGTAAATCTGCCGGCAGGCAGGTTCGTTTTATATTCGTTAATGTTACTACTTCTCATACACTTTATCCAATTCCTTACCACTCATTATTGCTAAATATGTATTATAACGCGACTCAGCTATCAATCCTTCTTCAATAGCCTTCTTTACCGCACAATTGGGCTCGGTCAAATGCAGACATGAATCGTATTTGCATTTGTTAAATAAAGCTCTCATTTCAAGAAAGAAATGTGATAATTCCTCCTTCCTCATATCAAACATCCCGAACTCTTTTATGCCGGGCGTATCAATAATAAACCCTCCATTCGACAATTCAAAAAGTTCGGCAAAAGTTGTTGTGTGTATTCCTTTTGAATGGGCCGCTGATAGCTCCCCTGTTTTCAATTCCAGGCGCGGATCAAGCGCATTTATCAATGATGATTTGCCCACACCTGAATGCCCGGAGATCAGGCTTGTTTTATTGCTCATCAACGACCTTAATTGTTCTATCCCCTCCACTTTCAGAGCCGAAACTTCAAAACATTTGTAGCCAATATTTTCATACAGCTTCTTCCATCTTTGTAATTCAACATTTTCCTCTTCTGTATAAATATCAATCTTACTGAACACCAGATTTACCGGTATACTGTATGCCTCCGCTGTAATAAGGAACCTATCCACAAATCCCGCCGACGTACGCGGCATAGCCAATGTGACCAGCAAAAAAGCCTGGTCCATGTTGGCAGCGATGATATGCGATTGCTTGGAAAGGTTAGTTGACTTGCGAATGATATAATTCCTGCGCGGTTCCAGTTCTGTTATCACACCTTTATTTACTTCGCTCTCTAACTCGTACGTTACTTTATCTCCAACAGCCACAGGATTGGTATTTTTAATACCATCCATCCTGAATTTGCCCTTAATGCGGCATTCAACAGTTTCGCCACTTTCACTGCGAACCATGTACCAGCTGCCGGTTGATTTTATTACTAATCCTTGCATAATTGGGTGTAAAGTTAAAATTACCTTTGGGATTATTTTCAAATAGAACGCAGATACCGCAGATTTTTTATGACTTATTATGATCTGATCTGCGTACATCATAACGATCATAATATTCTGCGTTCCATTTGGTAAATTCTAAGATATCTTCATTTTTAAAGCTATTAATTTTTAGCTTTGTATAAGTAAACTATACAATATGAGAAAATCACTTTTCTTATTATTTGCTTTAGCTGCATTTCTTTTCGCTTGTTCATCAAACGGAACAAAAAAAGCGCAAGCCCCGAACTGGACAACCTATTCAAAAAATACATTCATGCAAAAATGCGTTGGACAAGCAGGATCGCAAATGCTGCCCAAAGAAGCCGACAACTATTGCAACTGTATTATGGAAAAAATGATCGCAGCTTATCCGGATACTGTAGAACTTGATAAAATGGGACCGGCTAAGATCAAATCAGAGTCAATGGCGATGGCGCTTAAATGTCTTTTTTAGTTTTTATAAATTAATTAAGCCTGCGCACCAGTCTTCGACTCCGCTCAGACTGACCAACGCACGTAGGGTCACACCTGCCGGCAGGCTAAACGGAGTCGAAATGGCGGGCAGTTTAAATTTTAAATGAATTTCATGTCAATCAAAGTAAATAACATAAGCAAATTATACGGTGCACAAAAAGCGCTGAACAATGTATCGTTTGAAGTTAGCTCTGGAGAAATAGTTGGTTTCCTTGGCCCCAATGGCGCAGGCAAATCGACCATGATGAAAATTTTAACCTGCTTTATTCCTCCGACTAATGGTACGGCCTTTGTTTGCGGGCATGATATTGCCGAACAAAGTATTGAAGTACGTAAATGTGTGGGCTACCTGGCTGAACATAATCCGCTTTACCTCGATATGTACGTAAAAGAATACCTGGAATTTATCGCGGGGCTTCACCCCGATAAAATAGCACGTACTGATATTGCAGCCCGCGTTAAGAAGATGATCGAGATTACCGGCCTGCAGGTTGAACAAAAGAAAAAAATAGGCGCTCTTTCAAAAGGTTACCGCCAACGTGTAGGCCTTGCGGAGGCTCTTATACACGACCCGCAGGTGCTGATCCTCGATGAGCCAACAACAGGTCTTGACCCTAACCAGCTCGCCGAAATACGTTCACTTATTAAAGAAGTGGGCCGCGAAAAAACGGTTATGCTCTCCACACATATCATGCAGGAAGTGGAAGCCATTTGCGACCGCGTAATCATCATCAACAAAGGAGAAATTGTAGCCGATGACAAAACAGAGAACATCCAGAAAACAAAAGGCAACAAACAAATCATAACCGTTGAGTTTGACAAAGAAACTTCTGCTGATTCTCTCAAAACTGTTCCCGGCATTACCTCCGCGAAAAATATTAGGGAACAGACCTGGCAATTAATCGCCGATTCCGAAAAAGACGTCCGCCCGGAGATCTTTCAATACGCTGTGCAAAATAATTTATCGGTACTTACTCTTCAAAAAGAGGAGCAAAGGTTGGAGGATGTGTTTAAGGAGTTGACGAC
This genomic window contains:
- a CDS encoding transglycosylase SLT domain-containing protein, which produces MIRLIIIIRVILIIGLLNSRPFVVLAQVLDVVPPMFQDDPIASTLDSIAMVNYFDKGLVKPVAPRSNKFNFAPDSIPRYDASVYESRLAKIDAESPFDLEYNDAVKSYIEMYAMRKRDLVSRVMGMSQLYFPMIEQQLDKYDIPLEMKYLAIVESALNSRVRSRAGAMGLWQFMYSTGKMYDLKVTSYVDERCDPYKATVAACEYLRFLYDMFDDWQLVLAAYNSGPGNVNKAIRRSGGKKTYWEIRPYLPRETQGYVPAFIAVNYVMRNTAEHNLYSSIPKRSFFEVDTVKIKQQITFEQVSAVLNIPVEEVEFLNPQYKKGIIPYSAEDPYSLCLPAAKVGSFITNEQAIYAYLKKANPNSQDILAMQEVMKVHTVRRGEKLHSIANRYKCTIYDLKVWNNLKTNYVKTGQKLTVYVNKVASDNATTVKSQQAAPVLKQEVVSAQVVSENAATQTDQGKFYTVGKGDTLWDIARKTGTTIEEIKRLNNFSNNYVLLPGKKIKVG
- a CDS encoding nucleotide pyrophosphohydrolase; translation: MTIKEAQQQVDKWIKKYGVRYFSELTNMAILTEEVGEVARVISREYGDQSFKKSDKDKNLAEELADVFFVVICLANQTNIDLTKALKNNLEKKTKRDKTRHKNNEKLRVGK
- a CDS encoding D-tyrosyl-tRNA(Tyr) deacylase, translated to MRVVVQRVLNASVTIDGNVKSSIGKGLLILLGIEDADNVEDIQWLSTKICNLRIFDDEAGVMNLSVKNSGGEIILVSQFTLHASTKKGNRPSYLKASRPDIAIPLYEAFVKQLESDLGKSISTGTFGADMKVALVNDGPVTIVIDSKNKE
- the rsgA gene encoding ribosome small subunit-dependent GTPase A, yielding MQGLVIKSTGSWYMVRSESGETVECRIKGKFRMDGIKNTNPVAVGDKVTYELESEVNKGVITELEPRRNYIIRKSTNLSKQSHIIAANMDQAFLLVTLAMPRTSAGFVDRFLITAEAYSIPVNLVFSKIDIYTEEENVELQRWKKLYENIGYKCFEVSALKVEGIEQLRSLMSNKTSLISGHSGVGKSSLINALDPRLELKTGELSAAHSKGIHTTTFAELFELSNGGFIIDTPGIKEFGMFDMRKEELSHFFLEMRALFNKCKYDSCLHLTEPNCAVKKAIEEGLIAESRYNTYLAIMSGKELDKVYEK
- the gldA gene encoding gliding motility-associated ABC transporter ATP-binding subunit GldA, which produces MSIKVNNISKLYGAQKALNNVSFEVSSGEIVGFLGPNGAGKSTMMKILTCFIPPTNGTAFVCGHDIAEQSIEVRKCVGYLAEHNPLYLDMYVKEYLEFIAGLHPDKIARTDIAARVKKMIEITGLQVEQKKKIGALSKGYRQRVGLAEALIHDPQVLILDEPTTGLDPNQLAEIRSLIKEVGREKTVMLSTHIMQEVEAICDRVIIINKGEIVADDKTENIQKTKGNKQIITVEFDKETSADSLKTVPGITSAKNIREQTWQLIADSEKDVRPEIFQYAVQNNLSVLTLQKEEQRLEDVFKELTT